From Thermus albus, one genomic window encodes:
- the speB gene encoding agmatinase, with product MRLFFGERDTPYQEARVVVLPVPYDLSLSFLPGARRGPEAILLASRELEPFLLELEVAPEKVGIHAAELVPWVAGSAEASHALIREAALTHLRAGKFVVSLGGDHSITHPLVQAHREVLGEFSLLQIDAHADLYPKWQGSVYSHASPFYRLVQEGFSLVQVGIRAIDQDSLAFAKEKGVALFPAHRLHREGLPLKEILGALGERVYISLDFDALDPSFMPSVGTPLPGGLSYRQVVDLLAAVFAEKEVVGMDFVELSPTGQFHAEMTAAQLVYHAIGLKALQAGWLEARGQ from the coding sequence ATGCGTCTTTTCTTTGGTGAACGCGATACCCCATACCAGGAGGCTCGGGTGGTGGTCCTGCCCGTGCCCTACGACCTTTCCCTCTCCTTTTTGCCCGGGGCCAGGCGGGGCCCTGAGGCCATCCTCCTGGCCAGCCGGGAGCTGGAGCCCTTCCTTTTGGAGCTGGAGGTGGCCCCTGAAAAGGTGGGGATCCACGCAGCCGAGCTCGTCCCTTGGGTGGCGGGGAGCGCAGAGGCAAGCCACGCTCTGATCCGGGAGGCCGCCCTTACGCACCTTCGGGCGGGGAAGTTCGTGGTCTCCTTGGGGGGAGACCACTCCATCACCCACCCCCTGGTCCAGGCCCATCGGGAGGTCTTGGGGGAGTTTTCCCTTCTCCAGATAGATGCCCATGCGGATCTGTACCCTAAGTGGCAAGGTTCGGTGTATTCCCATGCTTCCCCCTTCTACCGCTTAGTTCAGGAAGGGTTTTCCTTGGTGCAGGTGGGGATCAGGGCCATAGACCAAGACTCCTTGGCCTTCGCCAAGGAAAAGGGGGTGGCCCTTTTCCCCGCCCATCGCCTGCACCGGGAAGGGCTTCCCCTAAAGGAGATACTGGGGGCTTTGGGTGAGCGGGTGTACATCAGCCTGGACTTTGACGCCCTAGACCCAAGCTTTATGCCCAGCGTGGGTACTCCCTTGCCTGGAGGACTTTCCTACCGCCAGGTGGTGGACCTCCTTGCGGCGGTTTTTGCGGAAAAGGAGGTGGTGGGCATGGATTTTGTGGAGCTTTCCCCAACTGGTCAGTTCCATGCGGAGATGACCGCGGCCCAACTGGTGTACCACGCCATAGGCCTTAAGGCTTTGCAGGCGGGTTGGCTGGAGGCCAGGGGGCAGTAG
- a CDS encoding tetrahydrofolate dehydrogenase/cyclohydrolase catalytic domain-containing protein, which yields MTLARILSGHEVAKTVYQELRQTLSSLPFVPSLRVIRLGEDPASVSYVRLKDKRARELGLLSQVEVFPEDTPEGTLLERIQTLNQDPEVDGILVQLPLPAHIRTERVLEAISPLKDVDGFHPFNVGKLWSGGEGLFPCTPLGIVRLLQHYGVELRGKEVVVLGRSNIVGKPLAGLLLREDATVTVAHSRTRNLPEIARRAEVLVVAVGKPHLVRKEWVRPGSVVVDVGVNRVGGKLVGDVHPEVAEVAGALTPVPGGVGPMTVAMLMANTVKAAILRRHGLSG from the coding sequence ATGACCCTTGCCCGTATTCTTTCCGGCCACGAGGTGGCGAAAACCGTGTATCAGGAGCTGAGGCAGACCCTTAGCTCCTTGCCTTTCGTACCCTCCCTCAGGGTGATCCGTTTGGGGGAGGACCCCGCCTCGGTTTCCTACGTGCGCCTTAAGGACAAAAGGGCCCGGGAGCTGGGCCTTTTGAGCCAGGTGGAGGTCTTTCCCGAGGATACCCCCGAGGGGACCCTTTTGGAGCGGATCCAGACCCTCAACCAAGATCCCGAGGTGGACGGTATCCTGGTCCAGCTTCCCTTGCCCGCCCACATCCGCACGGAGCGGGTTTTAGAGGCCATCTCTCCCCTCAAGGATGTGGATGGCTTCCATCCCTTCAACGTGGGCAAGCTTTGGAGCGGGGGCGAGGGGCTTTTCCCCTGCACGCCCCTAGGGATCGTCCGCCTCCTGCAGCACTATGGGGTGGAGTTAAGAGGCAAGGAGGTGGTGGTCCTGGGTCGGTCCAACATCGTGGGCAAGCCCCTCGCCGGCCTCCTCCTGCGGGAGGATGCCACCGTGACCGTGGCCCATTCCCGTACCCGGAACCTCCCGGAAATCGCCCGGCGGGCGGAGGTGTTGGTGGTGGCGGTGGGGAAGCCCCACTTGGTGCGGAAGGAGTGGGTGCGGCCCGGGTCGGTGGTGGTGGACGTGGGGGTGAACCGAGTGGGGGGGAAGTTGGTGGGAGACGTCCATCCTGAGGTGGCCGAGGTGGCGGGCGCCCTTACCCCCGTCCCTGGAGGAGTGGGCCCTATGACCGTGGCCATGCTGATGGCCAATACCGTGAAGGCGGCTATACTCAGGCGGCATGGACTTTCTGGCTAA
- a CDS encoding quinate 5-dehydrogenase, which produces MTKRVVSVSLGSSRRDSVVELELLGEKVVLERRGTDGDFQRALCLIAQLDGQVEAIGLGGIDLYLWAGGRRYAIRDAVRLKEVARKTPVVDGSGLKHTLERRAVAQLSGIIDWRNTKVLLPSAVDRFGLAEALHQAGARVLYGDFIFALGLPVPLYSLSFLQKLAFLLLPVLTQLPFQLLYPTGEKQEKRVLDWRSRYYAWADLVAGDWHYIRRYMPDDVRGKSVLTNTTTEEDVAFLRERGVRRLITTTPRLGGRSFGTNVMEALLVALAGRELGEEEYLRYIDLLGLRPQVLELQEEA; this is translated from the coding sequence GTGACCAAGCGTGTGGTTTCGGTATCACTGGGCTCTAGCCGGCGCGACTCGGTGGTGGAGCTGGAGCTTTTGGGGGAGAAAGTGGTCCTGGAAAGGCGGGGCACGGACGGGGATTTCCAAAGGGCGCTCTGCCTCATTGCCCAGTTGGATGGACAGGTGGAGGCCATCGGCCTTGGGGGCATTGACCTTTACCTTTGGGCGGGGGGTCGGCGCTATGCCATCCGGGATGCCGTCAGGCTTAAGGAGGTCGCCCGTAAGACGCCTGTGGTGGATGGCTCAGGCCTCAAACACACCCTCGAGCGCCGGGCGGTGGCTCAGCTGTCCGGGATAATAGACTGGCGGAACACCAAGGTGCTCCTGCCCTCAGCCGTGGACCGCTTCGGCCTGGCCGAGGCCTTGCACCAAGCTGGGGCTCGGGTCCTTTACGGTGACTTCATCTTTGCCCTGGGGTTGCCCGTTCCCCTTTACTCCCTTTCCTTCCTGCAGAAGCTGGCCTTCCTTTTGCTTCCCGTCCTCACCCAGCTTCCCTTCCAGCTCCTTTACCCCACGGGGGAAAAGCAGGAGAAGCGGGTTTTGGACTGGCGAAGCCGTTACTACGCTTGGGCGGACCTGGTAGCGGGGGACTGGCACTACATCAGGCGTTATATGCCCGATGACGTGAGGGGCAAGTCGGTGCTCACCAACACCACCACCGAAGAGGACGTGGCCTTCTTGCGGGAACGGGGGGTAAGGCGTCTCATCACCACCACCCCTCGCTTGGGCGGGCGGAGCTTCGGTACCAACGTCATGGAGGCCTTGCTGGTGGCCTTGGCCGGGCGGGAGCTTGGGGAAGAGGAGTACCTCCGGTATATTGACCTCTTAGGGCTTAGGCCCCAGGTCCTGGAACTTCAGGAGGAAGCATGA
- the accC gene encoding acetyl-CoA carboxylase biotin carboxylase subunit gives MKKVLIANRGEIALRIIRAAKELGIKTVVAHSTADEKSLPVLLADEAICIGPPPSGQSYLNIPNLLSAAIVTGADAIHPGYGFLAENATFAEMCRDHGITFIGPTPENMRALGDKATARKVAREAGVPTVPGTDELTSVEEAKRAAQEIGYPVILKASAGGGGRGMRLVHTEEELERVIQQAQEEARAAFGNPTIYLEKYIEEPKHIEIQVLGDGETVIHLWERDCSIQRRHQKLLEEAPSTLPLETRRAIAEAAARLARHVGYVSAGTLEFLVDKEGNFYFIEMNTRIQVEHPVTEMITGVDLVQAQFRIAMGEKLWLKQEDVEVRGHAIEVRINAEDPEKGFRPSIGKVETLLFPGGPGIRVDSHLYAGYQIPPHYDSLIAKIIAWAPTREEAIRRMERALSETVIEGPGLKTTIPFHQKVLQNAFFRRGAVYTNFVARRMEM, from the coding sequence ATGAAAAAGGTCCTGATCGCTAACCGAGGCGAGATCGCCCTCCGGATTATCCGGGCCGCCAAGGAGCTGGGCATCAAGACGGTGGTGGCCCACTCCACCGCGGACGAGAAGAGCCTGCCCGTGCTTTTGGCGGACGAGGCCATCTGTATTGGGCCACCTCCTTCTGGGCAGAGCTACTTGAACATTCCCAACCTGCTCTCGGCGGCCATCGTTACCGGAGCCGATGCCATCCATCCCGGCTACGGCTTTCTAGCGGAAAACGCCACCTTCGCGGAGATGTGCCGGGACCACGGCATCACCTTTATCGGTCCCACTCCTGAAAACATGCGGGCCCTGGGAGATAAGGCCACGGCTAGGAAGGTGGCGCGGGAGGCGGGGGTGCCCACGGTTCCGGGGACGGATGAGCTTACCAGCGTGGAAGAGGCTAAGCGGGCTGCGCAGGAGATCGGTTATCCTGTGATCCTCAAGGCCTCCGCTGGGGGTGGCGGCAGGGGAATGCGCCTGGTTCATACTGAGGAGGAGCTGGAAAGGGTCATTCAGCAGGCCCAGGAGGAGGCCCGGGCGGCCTTTGGCAACCCCACCATCTACCTGGAGAAGTACATCGAGGAGCCCAAGCACATAGAGATCCAGGTTCTGGGGGACGGGGAGACCGTCATCCACCTTTGGGAAAGGGACTGTTCCATCCAAAGGCGACACCAGAAGCTATTGGAGGAGGCCCCCAGCACCTTGCCCCTGGAGACCCGGAGGGCCATCGCCGAGGCGGCGGCCCGCTTGGCCCGGCACGTGGGGTATGTCTCGGCGGGCACCCTGGAGTTTTTGGTGGACAAGGAGGGGAATTTCTACTTCATTGAGATGAACACCCGCATCCAGGTGGAACACCCCGTTACGGAGATGATCACGGGTGTGGACCTGGTGCAGGCCCAGTTCCGTATCGCCATGGGGGAAAAGCTCTGGCTGAAGCAGGAGGATGTCGAGGTACGGGGACACGCCATAGAGGTGCGCATCAACGCCGAGGACCCGGAGAAGGGCTTTAGGCCCTCCATCGGCAAGGTGGAGACCTTGCTTTTCCCCGGGGGGCCAGGGATCCGCGTGGACAGCCACCTCTATGCGGGTTACCAGATCCCACCCCATTACGACAGCCTCATCGCCAAGATCATCGCCTGGGCCCCCACCCGGGAGGAGGCCATCAGGCGCATGGAGCGGGCCCTTTCCGAAACGGTGATTGAGGGGCCGGGCCTGAAGACCACCATCCCCTTCCACCAGAAGGTCTTGCAGAATGCCTTCTTCCGCCGGGGTGCGGTCTACACCAACTTCGTGGCCCGGCGGATGGAGATGTAG
- a CDS encoding divergent PAP2 family protein — translation MDFLANQVFWTAILANFLAQTLKIFIYYLLEGRFQWERFLETGGMPSSHSATVSALAMGVGFQEGFGSTLFAVAAIFALIVMYDATGIRRAAGLHAQLLNQLVQELQQVLQKGPAAEPLKELLGHTYLEVLVGALFGALVAFLSFHLFPAA, via the coding sequence ATGGACTTTCTGGCTAACCAGGTGTTTTGGACGGCCATCCTGGCCAACTTCCTGGCCCAGACCCTGAAGATTTTCATCTATTACCTGCTGGAGGGCCGGTTTCAATGGGAACGTTTCTTGGAAACCGGGGGGATGCCCAGTTCCCACTCGGCCACGGTGAGCGCTTTGGCCATGGGGGTGGGCTTTCAGGAGGGGTTTGGCAGCACCCTGTTCGCCGTGGCCGCCATTTTCGCCCTCATCGTCATGTACGACGCCACGGGGATCCGCCGGGCGGCTGGGCTTCATGCCCAGCTCCTCAACCAGTTGGTTCAGGAACTGCAGCAGGTGTTGCAGAAAGGTCCCGCCGCCGAGCCCTTGAAGGAACTGCTGGGCCACACCTACCTCGAGGTCCTGGTGGGTGCTCTTTTCGGGGCTTTGGTGGCCTTCCTCAGCTTTCACCTTTTCCCGGCGGCGTAG
- the efp gene encoding elongation factor P, with product MISVTDLRPGTKVKMEGGLWECVEYQHQKLGRGGAKVVAKFKNLETGATLERTFNSGERLEDIYVETRELQYLYQEGEDLVFMDLETYEQFHLPKGQVEAARFLKEGMTVLGDMYEGRPLKITPPTVVELKVVDTPPGVRGDTVSGGSKPATLETGAVVQVPLFVEPGEVIKVDTRTGQYVGRA from the coding sequence ATGATCAGCGTGACGGATCTAAGACCCGGAACCAAGGTAAAGATGGAGGGTGGCCTTTGGGAGTGCGTGGAGTACCAGCACCAAAAGCTCGGCCGGGGTGGGGCCAAGGTGGTGGCCAAGTTTAAAAACCTGGAGACGGGAGCCACCCTTGAGCGCACCTTTAATTCGGGGGAGAGGCTGGAGGACATCTACGTGGAAACCCGTGAACTCCAGTACCTCTACCAAGAGGGCGAGGACCTGGTGTTCATGGACCTGGAAACCTATGAGCAGTTCCACCTACCCAAAGGCCAGGTGGAGGCGGCCCGTTTCCTCAAGGAGGGCATGACCGTCCTCGGGGACATGTACGAGGGTCGTCCCTTGAAGATTACCCCGCCTACGGTGGTGGAACTCAAGGTGGTGGATACCCCTCCTGGGGTGCGGGGCGACACGGTGTCCGGTGGGAGTAAACCCGCCACCTTGGAAACGGGGGCCGTGGTGCAGGTGCCCCTTTTTGTGGAGCCCGGTGAGGTGATCAAGGTGGACACCCGCACCGGCCAGTACGTGGGTCGGGCTTAA
- a CDS encoding Asp23/Gls24 family envelope stress response protein, with protein sequence MVEYEISDHALEGLVAHALSDLQGVRLLETAPRSLGEVFRRMKPIKVERAPEGYTVDLVLSVDYGVSIPEVAQVVQKAVAEALFLATGEKVQAVNLTVAQVEYRKEAHA encoded by the coding sequence ATGGTGGAGTACGAGATCAGCGACCATGCCCTCGAGGGCCTGGTGGCCCACGCCCTTTCCGACCTCCAGGGGGTGCGGCTTTTGGAAACCGCACCCCGCTCTTTGGGTGAGGTTTTCCGTCGGATGAAGCCCATCAAGGTGGAGCGTGCCCCCGAGGGGTACACGGTGGACCTGGTTCTTTCCGTAGACTACGGGGTTTCCATTCCCGAGGTGGCCCAGGTGGTGCAAAAGGCAGTGGCCGAAGCCCTATTCCTGGCCACCGGGGAAAAGGTTCAGGCGGTGAACCTCACCGTGGCCCAGGTGGAGTACCGAAAGGAGGCCCATGCTTAG
- the accB gene encoding acetyl-CoA carboxylase biotin carboxyl carrier protein, whose product MTPKELRQILQALVEHGVSELTLETPDYKLTVRRGGEVQVAALPQGVLVPATSPPPLPTPAMGAPVPASHGETPRPEVPPIEEVPEAKGECAGCVEVRAPIVGTFYRAPAPDAPPYVKEGDRVEKGQVLCIIEAMKLMNEIESEVSGIVKKILVQNGEPVEYGQPLFLIQPL is encoded by the coding sequence ATGACGCCCAAGGAGCTGAGACAGATCTTGCAGGCCCTGGTGGAGCACGGGGTGAGCGAGCTCACCCTGGAGACCCCTGATTACAAGCTGACCGTACGCCGAGGGGGCGAGGTGCAGGTGGCGGCTTTGCCCCAAGGGGTGCTGGTCCCCGCCACTTCTCCTCCTCCCCTGCCCACGCCAGCCATGGGAGCACCGGTGCCGGCTTCTCACGGTGAAACCCCCAGGCCTGAGGTCCCTCCCATCGAGGAGGTTCCGGAGGCTAAAGGGGAGTGCGCGGGCTGCGTGGAGGTGAGGGCCCCCATCGTGGGCACCTTCTACCGGGCCCCGGCCCCGGATGCCCCACCCTACGTGAAGGAAGGCGACCGGGTGGAGAAGGGCCAGGTGCTCTGCATCATCGAGGCCATGAAGCTGATGAACGAGATTGAGTCGGAGGTTTCCGGCATCGTCAAAAAGATCCTGGTGCAAAATGGGGAGCCGGTGGAGTACGGGCAACCCCTGTTCCTCATCCAGCCCCTATGA
- a CDS encoding M20/M25/M40 family metallo-hydrolase — MGPFLEEARALLAELVALPTVSAEGRALEAGAARVAEVLGGLGLKAELHHGYGPPVVYAEGGEGDKALLFYNHYDVQPPDPLELWETEPFRLVEREGAWYGRGTHDDKGELVARVVALSLFQKKHGFLPRVKFVVEGEEEVGSPHLGDYVRDKKDLLAAEAMVWEAGGVDAKGRPYLYAGLKGIVALELRVRTAAFDLHSSYGAVVENPIYRLSRAIASLRDEEGRVLVPGFYDRVRPLTPKEMEVLAEIPDESGVLKEAFGVRDFLGGARNLEFNQRLYAEPCVNMNGFHSGYGGPGSKTVLPAEAFAKLDFRLVPDQDPEEIPGLLRRHLEAQGFHDVEVVVLEKGEHPARSDLSHPFVNLAKRALEEAFGERAVLYPNMAGSGPMHPFLHHLKAPAVGLGVGYPGSRVHSPNEHIRIQDFERGTLALLRLLELFFLGR, encoded by the coding sequence ATGGGGCCGTTTTTGGAGGAGGCTAGGGCGCTTTTGGCGGAGTTGGTGGCCCTGCCCACGGTGAGCGCAGAGGGAAGGGCCCTCGAGGCGGGTGCGGCTAGGGTGGCGGAGGTATTGGGGGGGCTAGGCCTAAAGGCGGAGCTACACCACGGCTACGGCCCCCCGGTGGTTTACGCTGAAGGAGGCGAGGGGGATAAGGCGCTTTTATTTTACAATCACTACGATGTACAGCCTCCGGATCCCCTGGAACTCTGGGAAACGGAGCCCTTTCGCCTGGTGGAACGGGAGGGCGCTTGGTATGGGCGGGGTACCCACGACGACAAGGGGGAGTTGGTGGCCCGGGTGGTGGCCCTAAGCCTATTCCAGAAGAAGCACGGTTTTCTTCCCCGGGTGAAGTTCGTGGTGGAGGGGGAGGAGGAGGTGGGAAGCCCCCACCTGGGGGATTACGTGAGAGACAAGAAGGACCTCTTGGCGGCGGAGGCCATGGTGTGGGAGGCGGGTGGGGTGGACGCCAAGGGGCGTCCTTACCTCTATGCGGGGCTTAAGGGTATCGTGGCCCTGGAGCTTCGGGTGCGCACGGCAGCCTTTGACCTGCATTCCTCCTACGGGGCGGTGGTGGAGAACCCCATCTACCGCCTAAGCCGGGCCATTGCCAGCCTGAGGGACGAGGAGGGAAGGGTACTGGTCCCGGGGTTTTACGATCGGGTCCGCCCTCTAACCCCCAAGGAGATGGAGGTGCTGGCGGAGATCCCCGACGAGTCGGGGGTGCTGAAGGAAGCCTTTGGCGTGCGGGACTTTTTGGGAGGGGCCAGGAACCTGGAGTTCAACCAACGGCTTTATGCCGAGCCCTGCGTCAACATGAATGGTTTTCATTCAGGCTACGGTGGCCCGGGTTCCAAGACGGTGTTGCCAGCAGAGGCCTTTGCCAAGCTGGACTTCCGCCTGGTGCCGGATCAGGACCCGGAGGAGATCCCTGGGCTTTTGAGGCGGCACCTCGAGGCCCAGGGCTTTCACGACGTGGAGGTGGTGGTCCTGGAGAAAGGGGAGCATCCCGCCCGTTCGGATCTTTCCCATCCCTTCGTGAACCTGGCCAAGAGGGCTCTGGAGGAGGCCTTTGGGGAGAGGGCCGTCCTCTATCCCAACATGGCAGGGTCCGGTCCCATGCACCCCTTCCTCCACCACCTCAAGGCTCCGGCGGTGGGCCTGGGGGTGGGGTATCCGGGTAGCCGGGTGCACAGCCCTAACGAGCATATCCGGATCCAGGACTTTGAGCGGGGTACCCTAGCCCTTCTCAGGCTTTTAGAGCTTTTCTTCCTCGGGCGCTAG
- the nusB gene encoding transcription antitermination factor NusB, giving the protein MLRRARELAMRALFAHTQGGVDLEEAFRHALEEMGGEEDSYGDPLDQEGVAFARRLLEGYKAHAEEVDQVLRETVEGWDFAQMSKTDLTVLRLATYEMLYEPTPFAPLIEVAVKIANRYGGEHSGAFVNGVLGRLYRRIQGGELKVVPKEG; this is encoded by the coding sequence ATGCTTAGGCGAGCCAGGGAACTGGCCATGCGGGCCCTCTTTGCCCACACCCAGGGGGGGGTGGATCTGGAGGAGGCTTTCCGTCACGCCTTGGAGGAGATGGGAGGAGAGGAGGACTCCTACGGAGATCCCCTGGACCAGGAGGGGGTGGCCTTTGCCCGGCGCCTTTTAGAGGGGTACAAGGCCCATGCGGAGGAGGTGGACCAGGTGCTACGGGAGACGGTGGAGGGGTGGGATTTCGCCCAGATGTCCAAGACCGACCTCACCGTGTTGCGTCTGGCCACCTACGAGATGCTTTACGAACCCACCCCCTTCGCTCCCCTGATTGAGGTGGCGGTGAAGATTGCCAACCGTTATGGGGGAGAGCATTCAGGGGCCTTTGTCAACGGGGTTCTCGGCCGCTTGTACCGGCGGATCCAGGGGGGCGAGCTGAAGGTGGTGCCTAAGGAGGGCTGA